A single window of uncultured Methanospirillum sp. DNA harbors:
- a CDS encoding GNAT family N-acetyltransferase, with amino-acid sequence MTTTSVLEISTPSGVVTVSQAITARPDDMRELYRAGDWWDESWDEAYLSAVVEKGFAFVAAVAPDGTWIGMGRLISDGVSDAYLQDIVVLPVWEGHGIGSAIVRCLLSICREKGIDWIGTVAGPETEYFYRRFGFARMNRYTPMRYER; translated from the coding sequence ATGACAACAACATCTGTTCTTGAAATATCCACTCCCAGCGGTGTCGTCACAGTTTCACAGGCCATCACAGCCCGGCCCGATGATATGCGTGAACTCTACCGTGCCGGTGACTGGTGGGATGAATCCTGGGATGAGGCATACCTCTCTGCAGTCGTTGAGAAGGGTTTCGCATTTGTTGCAGCTGTAGCACCTGATGGGACCTGGATCGGGATGGGACGGCTCATCTCTGACGGCGTCTCCGATGCATACCTGCAGGATATTGTGGTTCTCCCTGTATGGGAGGGGCATGGTATCGGTTCTGCCATCGTCAGGTGTCTCCTCTCGATCTGCAGGGAGAAAGGGATCGACTGGATAGGCACCGTAGCCGGACCTGAAACCGAGTACTTCTACCGCAGGTTCGGGTTTGCACGGATGAACCGGTACACTCCGATGCGATATGAGCGATAG
- a CDS encoding DUF1848 domain-containing protein, whose protein sequence is MGDRQVTFEGMPAGSSSNVIVTEIHPVIISVSRATDIPAFYMGWFLHRFREGYVIWKNPYRQNRRQKVLFDKTRAAVFWTKDPGALLSRADEIDTFGIHWYAQVTLNDYENLGYELRVPLLEKRIRDFQDLSRRLGKERVVWRFDPLLLSDTLSLPSLSDRIEHLFTELGPYCERMVFSYVDIAGYRGVTRNMKQYGLTGVREFLPEEKLQIAQVLQRCAEKYGVLVMACCQALDLSGFGIVPGRCVDDRLFCRIAGEDTEFITWLNRDARKDTGQRAHCTCIVSKDVGEYSTCLHQCRYCYANRSDEVVAGRYLLHRQAMSRGIIPESIVPEF, encoded by the coding sequence GTGGGTGACCGCCAGGTTACGTTTGAGGGAATGCCTGCCGGATCTTCATCCAATGTAATCGTCACCGAGATCCATCCGGTCATCATCTCGGTGAGCAGGGCTACAGACATTCCTGCATTTTATATGGGCTGGTTTCTGCACCGGTTCCGTGAAGGATATGTCATCTGGAAGAATCCGTACCGGCAGAACAGGAGGCAGAAGGTCCTCTTTGACAAGACCCGTGCTGCAGTCTTCTGGACAAAGGACCCTGGTGCCCTGCTCTCCAGGGCAGATGAGATCGATACCTTTGGCATTCACTGGTATGCCCAGGTAACCCTGAATGATTATGAGAATCTCGGGTATGAACTCCGGGTCCCTCTCCTCGAAAAACGGATCCGGGACTTTCAGGATCTGAGCAGACGGCTCGGAAAGGAACGGGTTGTCTGGCGGTTTGACCCCCTGCTCCTCTCTGACACGCTCTCGCTTCCATCCCTTTCAGATCGTATAGAGCATCTCTTCACAGAGCTCGGTCCATACTGTGAGCGGATGGTCTTCAGCTATGTGGACATAGCCGGGTACCGGGGAGTGACGAGGAATATGAAGCAGTACGGGCTGACCGGGGTCAGGGAATTTTTGCCAGAAGAGAAGCTGCAGATTGCACAGGTGCTTCAGCGTTGTGCAGAAAAGTACGGAGTTCTGGTCATGGCCTGCTGCCAGGCACTAGACCTCAGCGGATTCGGGATCGTTCCTGGTCGCTGTGTTGATGACCGGCTTTTTTGCAGGATCGCAGGAGAGGATACTGAGTTCATAACCTGGCTCAACCGGGATGCACGCAAGGACACCGGGCAGCGGGCTCACTGCACCTGTATTGTCTCCAAGGATGTGGGTGAGTACTCAACCTGCCTGCACCAGTGCCGGTACTGCTATGCAAACCGGAGCGACGAGGTGGTAGCAGGCAGGTACCTGCTTCATCGCCAGGCCATGAGCCGCGGGATCATCCCCGAGTCGATCGTGCCCGAGTTCTGA
- a CDS encoding AN1-type zinc finger domain-containing protein, producing the protein MDQMVECEFCGTSVSGGSAFTCTYCHGTFCPAHRLPFNHACPKIEEWRSAKPSKQKGATRKAGLGILADQKGLIAGGVLMLALIIIFLLIFRVL; encoded by the coding sequence ATGGATCAGATGGTTGAATGTGAGTTCTGCGGAACCAGTGTCTCGGGAGGTTCTGCATTTACCTGCACCTATTGCCATGGGACCTTCTGCCCAGCCCACCGGCTACCCTTCAACCATGCCTGCCCGAAGATAGAGGAGTGGCGGAGCGCAAAACCGTCAAAACAGAAGGGAGCCACACGAAAGGCGGGCCTGGGCATTCTTGCTGATCAGAAGGGACTCATTGCGGGCGGAGTGCTGATGCTTGCCCTGATCATCATATTTCTTCTGATCTTCAGGGTGCTCTGA
- a CDS encoding ADP-ribosylglycohydrolase family protein — MMSPDHLNTASVLQDLSTGARLLIGMAIGDAFGAGFENRSRYEIRLPDGLYRYKHSNRYTDDTQMAIGVAELLVSAEPFTEENLAKSLLLAYKRDPRPGYSPVTTRMLQDSKTGSEFLLSLTREEIRERKSDGAAMRALPIGLIPDREEVIRFASLSACITHGHPDAIAATVGIALICHERYYSGRSFPEIIKDLPDQISTLTPEGEEYLRRVIGSGWNPEIILGEHASYGVPYTESLILFGAVVAILARYGEEPCQVLRESVLLGGDTDTTAAITLGAALISFTPGSLGEDLPAKLITGLENGMYGRDYLIELGNLLSRRFPVRAP, encoded by the coding sequence ATGATGAGCCCGGACCACCTTAATACAGCATCGGTACTGCAGGATCTCAGCACCGGTGCACGACTCCTTATCGGAATGGCCATCGGTGACGCGTTCGGTGCAGGGTTTGAGAACAGGAGCAGATATGAGATACGTCTTCCTGATGGTCTGTACAGATACAAGCACTCAAACCGATACACCGATGACACCCAGATGGCAATAGGGGTTGCAGAACTTCTCGTGTCAGCAGAACCCTTCACAGAAGAAAACCTGGCAAAGAGCCTTCTTCTGGCCTATAAACGTGACCCTCGTCCCGGGTACTCACCGGTCACAACCAGAATGCTGCAGGATTCTAAAACTGGTTCCGAATTCCTGTTGAGTCTCACCCGGGAGGAGATCAGGGAGCGGAAGAGTGACGGAGCAGCCATGCGGGCACTGCCAATCGGGTTGATCCCAGACCGTGAAGAGGTGATCAGGTTTGCTTCGCTCAGTGCCTGTATCACACACGGCCATCCTGATGCTATAGCCGCAACAGTCGGGATCGCACTCATCTGTCACGAACGGTACTACTCGGGGAGATCGTTTCCAGAGATCATAAAGGACCTTCCTGATCAGATATCCACACTCACCCCGGAAGGAGAAGAGTATCTTCGCAGAGTCATCGGTTCCGGGTGGAATCCGGAGATCATCCTGGGTGAGCATGCTTCATACGGGGTGCCATATACAGAGTCGCTCATTCTGTTTGGTGCCGTGGTTGCCATCCTTGCCAGGTATGGAGAAGAGCCTTGTCAGGTACTCCGTGAGTCCGTTCTGCTCGGAGGCGATACCGACACAACCGCTGCAATCACCCTTGGAGCGGCATTGATCTCTTTCACTCCGGGCTCCCTGGGTGAAGATCTGCCTGCAAAGTTAATTACAGGGCTTGAGAACGGAATGTATGGGAGAGACTACCTGATTGAACTCGGGAACCTGCTTAGCAGAAGGTTCCCGGTCAGAGCACCCTGA
- a CDS encoding ABC transporter ATP-binding protein: protein MLELQDLHVAIGDREIIHGVNLHIELGETHVLMGPNGSGKSTLLMTIMGFDAYKVTSGKIIFNGVDVTDKPVHERARLGMGIMFQRPPTISGLKLGKMLNVINPDKDRDIQPAITRMNMTDFLERDINQGFSGGEIKRSEILQMMVQDPSFIMLDEPESGVDLENIHLMGEAIAHLLQKHQRFANRKNSGLVITHTGYILDYLEVDKGHVMINGEFKCHGNPREILKLIKDKGYNECLRCDKIV from the coding sequence ATGCTTGAGTTACAGGATCTGCATGTCGCGATAGGGGACCGTGAGATTATTCACGGGGTAAATCTGCATATCGAGTTAGGGGAAACCCATGTGCTCATGGGACCGAACGGTTCTGGGAAATCCACCCTCCTGATGACGATCATGGGCTTTGATGCCTATAAGGTCACCAGCGGAAAGATCATCTTCAACGGCGTTGATGTAACCGACAAACCGGTTCATGAACGGGCAAGGCTCGGTATGGGGATCATGTTCCAGCGCCCGCCGACGATCTCAGGCCTGAAGCTTGGTAAGATGCTGAACGTCATCAATCCGGATAAAGATCGGGATATTCAGCCTGCCATCACCCGGATGAACATGACTGATTTTCTAGAGCGTGATATTAACCAGGGGTTCTCAGGAGGGGAGATCAAGCGGAGCGAGATCCTGCAGATGATGGTGCAGGACCCCTCGTTCATCATGCTTGATGAACCGGAGAGCGGGGTGGATCTGGAGAATATTCATCTCATGGGAGAGGCAATCGCTCACCTTCTCCAGAAACACCAGCGGTTTGCAAACCGGAAGAACAGCGGGCTTGTCATCACCCATACCGGGTACATCCTGGACTACCTGGAGGTAGACAAAGGGCATGTGATGATAAACGGTGAGTTCAAATGTCACGGCAACCCCCGCGAGATCCTGAAACTGATCAAGGATAAAGGATACAACGAGTGCCTCCGCTGTGACAAGATCGTATAA
- a CDS encoding pyridoxamine 5'-phosphate oxidase family protein, producing the protein MVALTPEMTEAFSALKVFPLATASKDGVPNVAPMGSVFLIDPQTIWIGDNFMHKSLKNVLENPKAALYLYGAGAKGCYQIKADVTVKTSGPEHARMTEMIHEKKPGLPAKSLLILRITSVFECMPGTDAGKQLL; encoded by the coding sequence ATGGTGGCATTAACCCCAGAAATGACAGAGGCATTTTCAGCACTGAAGGTCTTTCCCCTTGCAACCGCCTCAAAGGATGGCGTTCCGAACGTTGCTCCGATGGGTTCTGTCTTCCTCATCGATCCCCAGACGATCTGGATCGGCGACAACTTCATGCACAAGAGTCTGAAAAATGTCCTTGAAAACCCGAAGGCTGCTCTTTATCTCTACGGAGCAGGTGCAAAAGGGTGCTACCAGATAAAGGCCGACGTAACAGTGAAGACATCAGGACCGGAGCATGCCCGTATGACCGAGATGATCCATGAGAAGAAGCCAGGTCTTCCGGCAAAATCCCTGCTCATACTCAGGATCACCAGCGTCTTTGAGTGTATGCCAGGTACTGATGCAGGAAAACAACTGCTCTGA
- a CDS encoding MFS transporter, protein MGTRKVKPYGIDPGLPEVPGLHEGLTMLPYRRRVFLVPVLALIVLVVMSGEAMLTAALPQIAHELAAPGVFSSWVLPMVLLVGAAGAPFIGTAGDRFGRRRLLILSLAIYLTGLLLGLIADQIVVLLFSRALQGIGIACFPLAYALVRDNLPERESDVGIGILSAMYGAGMFLGVIFGSFMTELFSWRMTYLALIPATILLILLTVRFIPGSHHKQSDEGHGLDWGGFLTLLSSLFLGLISLSLPEGESESLLRVICAILALGFAVVFLSIELRIKKPLVDIRMAAQRPALILLGIGTLTLFLFMMLLQEMPFLIQSSTGLGLSAAFVGIVLMPGTLSDMISGPLTGRLVLSRGVRPACLLGSILLLSASGLLLAGIPSLPVLAVVWMLFSAGMSVTTTACIIAYIGFFPPSRTAEATGLVQSVQTIGAMIGPVFTGVVLAEATISSVRNGSVWTEPASFTFTHLHGAALLLSLLILFCSSLIRTGQKSDPSC, encoded by the coding sequence ATGGGGACAAGAAAGGTAAAGCCTTATGGAATTGATCCCGGATTGCCGGAAGTACCCGGCTTACATGAGGGTCTGACCATGCTTCCTTACCGGAGAAGGGTCTTTCTCGTCCCGGTTCTGGCGTTGATCGTTCTGGTGGTGATGTCAGGCGAGGCAATGCTCACTGCCGCCCTTCCCCAGATAGCCCATGAACTCGCTGCACCCGGTGTCTTCAGTTCATGGGTTCTTCCTATGGTTCTGCTCGTCGGCGCAGCAGGAGCCCCGTTCATCGGGACTGCCGGAGACCGGTTTGGCAGACGCAGACTCCTCATCCTCTCTCTGGCGATCTATCTTACCGGCCTCCTTCTAGGGCTCATTGCAGATCAGATCGTCGTGCTTCTCTTCTCACGTGCGTTGCAGGGGATTGGGATCGCCTGTTTCCCGCTGGCGTATGCCCTTGTACGCGACAACCTTCCCGAGCGTGAGTCAGATGTCGGTATCGGTATCCTGAGTGCGATGTACGGTGCAGGTATGTTTCTCGGTGTCATCTTCGGCTCGTTTATGACCGAGCTCTTCTCATGGCGGATGACCTACCTTGCCCTCATTCCTGCGACAATTCTGCTGATCCTCCTCACGGTCAGGTTCATTCCCGGTTCGCATCACAAGCAGTCTGACGAGGGTCACGGCCTTGACTGGGGCGGTTTTCTCACCCTTCTCTCTTCGCTGTTCCTCGGTCTCATATCCCTCTCTCTTCCAGAAGGGGAGAGTGAATCTCTTCTCCGTGTGATCTGCGCAATCCTGGCACTGGGCTTTGCAGTTGTATTCCTGTCCATAGAACTCAGGATCAAAAAACCCTTGGTTGACATCAGAATGGCAGCGCAGCGCCCTGCCCTCATCCTGCTTGGAATCGGAACGCTGACATTATTCCTGTTTATGATGCTTCTTCAGGAGATGCCGTTTCTGATACAGTCATCAACCGGCCTTGGGTTGAGTGCGGCTTTTGTCGGAATTGTTCTGATGCCTGGCACCCTGTCAGATATGATCTCAGGCCCGCTCACCGGAAGACTCGTCCTCTCCCGTGGTGTCCGCCCGGCATGCCTGCTTGGATCGATCCTCTTACTGTCTGCATCAGGCCTCCTTCTGGCAGGTATCCCTTCGTTGCCAGTTCTGGCCGTTGTCTGGATGCTCTTCTCTGCAGGAATGTCGGTGACCACAACGGCGTGCATCATCGCGTACATCGGATTCTTTCCACCCTCCCGCACAGCCGAAGCGACCGGGCTTGTCCAGAGTGTCCAGACCATCGGGGCAATGATAGGGCCCGTCTTCACCGGAGTGGTTCTGGCAGAAGCAACGATCTCCTCTGTCAGGAATGGATCGGTATGGACCGAACCGGCCTCGTTTACATTCACGCACCTGCATGGGGCTGCTCTCCTGCTGAGTCTTCTGATCCTCTTCTGCTCATCACTGATCAGGACCGGGCAGAAGAGTGACCCTTCATGCTGA
- the pyk gene encoding pyruvate kinase, whose amino-acid sequence MMSGIHTGTTSPSGPGVRLTRIIATIGPASSDIGTIGDMIRAGMDIARLNLSHGTLEEHEEIVSMIRLAARELGRQVAVMIDVPGPKLRVRSLPVGDGSFLPHEKVILSADPHEGEIGIGPASYIPTVCEGDAILLADGAVLLRVTCVGKTIEAEVVSGGSIRTGAGVVIPGRRPDIPYANEELIRNLDFAANLNPDFIALSFVGSAADIANVRSFLSEKQVGIPLVAKIETKDAVDLFDEILEAADGIMVARGDLGVELPIACVPYVQKEIIRSCNKAGKPVITATEMLESMVEHGRPTRAEVTDVANAIADGTDATMLSAETSIGKGPARAVEMMAEIACETERHLPYRQILDERRLWHETGPSGIISYSACYLANELESRAIVAFTRSGITAERVSRCRPGTPILAITPDEQIARRLLIRWGVIPCIHTPIHTADELFYIALDLAKEKELIRSGDRLIIIAGNFAGVQGRTNMIKVQNVP is encoded by the coding sequence ATGATGAGCGGGATACATACAGGGACCACCTCTCCGTCAGGCCCCGGTGTCAGGCTGACCCGGATCATCGCCACAATCGGGCCTGCCTCTTCTGATATCGGTACAATAGGAGATATGATCCGCGCCGGGATGGATATAGCACGGCTCAACCTCTCCCATGGAACCCTGGAAGAGCACGAGGAGATTGTTTCCATGATCAGGCTAGCGGCCAGGGAACTGGGCAGACAGGTCGCGGTGATGATCGACGTGCCAGGGCCGAAACTCAGGGTGCGATCCCTTCCGGTAGGTGACGGATCGTTTCTTCCTCATGAGAAGGTGATCCTCTCTGCTGATCCTCACGAGGGCGAGATCGGGATCGGACCAGCCTCATACATCCCGACTGTCTGCGAAGGAGATGCGATCCTTCTTGCTGACGGAGCAGTTCTTCTCAGGGTCACCTGCGTTGGGAAGACGATAGAGGCGGAAGTGGTGTCAGGTGGTTCGATCCGGACCGGCGCAGGCGTGGTCATCCCGGGTCGCAGACCAGATATCCCGTATGCCAACGAAGAACTTATCCGGAACCTCGACTTTGCTGCCAACCTGAATCCCGACTTTATTGCACTCTCTTTCGTTGGATCGGCAGCAGATATCGCAAATGTTCGATCATTCCTCTCAGAAAAACAGGTCGGGATTCCACTGGTTGCAAAGATCGAGACAAAGGATGCAGTTGATCTCTTTGACGAGATCCTGGAAGCGGCAGATGGGATCATGGTTGCCCGGGGAGACCTGGGTGTCGAACTCCCGATCGCCTGTGTGCCCTACGTTCAGAAAGAGATCATCAGGTCCTGCAACAAGGCAGGAAAACCGGTAATTACCGCGACAGAGATGCTTGAATCGATGGTTGAGCATGGAAGGCCGACAAGGGCTGAGGTGACCGATGTTGCAAACGCTATCGCAGACGGTACCGATGCAACCATGCTCTCTGCTGAGACCTCGATCGGGAAGGGCCCCGCTCGGGCTGTAGAGATGATGGCAGAGATCGCATGTGAGACCGAGCGGCACCTCCCATATCGTCAGATCCTTGACGAGAGAAGACTGTGGCATGAGACAGGGCCGTCAGGGATCATCAGTTACAGTGCCTGTTACCTTGCAAACGAACTTGAGAGTAGGGCTATTGTGGCATTCACAAGATCAGGGATCACTGCAGAACGGGTATCGCGATGCAGACCGGGAACCCCTATCCTTGCTATCACGCCTGATGAGCAGATCGCTCGACGGCTGCTGATTCGGTGGGGCGTGATCCCCTGCATTCACACGCCTATCCATACCGCTGATGAACTCTTCTATATCGCTCTTGACCTGGCAAAGGAGAAGGAACTGATCAGATCAGGAGACAGGCTCATCATCATCGCAGGTAACTTTGCCGGAGTACAGGGCAGAACCAACATGATCAAGGTTCAGAACGTGCCATAA
- a CDS encoding metal-dependent transcriptional regulator, which translates to MDPAEREDLLLAVSRLESRNGRSPDAAEIAGLVERDLREVQDALGEIAASGELVIDAGSLVHLTTSGAAAAQAVMKKHKVLETFFEEMLGMDRSTAHKQACTLEHHASEETISRLNSFIGSDPSSLNSQGSVCHILAECHEGERVCIEAVKEGRRAERLADLGLIPGEEVTILRRMAKTVLIQVKGCNIAISADIARLILVGACR; encoded by the coding sequence ATGGATCCGGCAGAGCGTGAAGATCTTCTTCTTGCAGTCTCCCGTCTGGAGTCACGCAATGGTAGAAGCCCTGACGCTGCAGAGATAGCCGGACTTGTGGAGCGGGATCTCCGTGAAGTTCAGGATGCTCTGGGTGAGATCGCAGCATCCGGAGAACTCGTTATTGATGCAGGAAGCCTTGTCCATCTGACCACCTCCGGTGCTGCAGCTGCACAGGCAGTGATGAAGAAGCACAAGGTGCTTGAGACGTTCTTTGAAGAGATGCTTGGCATGGATCGTAGCACTGCCCACAAACAGGCATGCACCCTTGAACATCATGCATCAGAAGAGACGATCAGCCGTCTCAATAGCTTCATCGGTTCAGATCCATCCTCCCTGAACTCACAGGGGTCAGTCTGTCACATCCTTGCCGAGTGCCATGAAGGTGAACGGGTCTGTATCGAGGCGGTAAAAGAGGGCAGACGGGCCGAACGGCTTGCAGATCTCGGACTTATCCCTGGTGAAGAGGTGACCATTCTCCGCCGTATGGCAAAGACGGTACTTATCCAGGTGAAAGGCTGCAATATTGCCATCAGCGCTGATATTGCACGGCTGATTCTTGTCGGTGCCTGCAGATGA
- the feoB gene encoding ferrous iron transport protein B: MKIGLIGNPNVGKSLIFSQLTGVGVEISNYPGTTVDLCTGTVCHERRQIEVVDLPGIYSLDGANSEEELVRDTVVTHAFDVYAVILDATHLERNLYLLLQLLEFNLPVIVILNIVDEAAKAGITIDIEKLSSLIGVPVIPTAASLGRNIDQIIPLATKHAKTGTYPVQYDLHIEAAVRSLQRLASTGRAEAILALQGIGSDPVLMDAAATIVPEIIDEHRMSVHQLIAANRHHAASRIATAVVTTNTPGLFSDPDQYLTRVFPGIPIMLVFLASMLTIVFVIGSYMEEIIVDIFEFLMVSPIRTAGFDPLVSEVLLSLAIAIQAGLGVAFPYVFTFYLLISLVEDSGYMTRIAFLSDRVMHRFGLHGQAIIPMVLGLGCNVPAIMGIRQLGTRRERTIAAVLITMVPCSARTVIIAGIVAAFIGIAAALSLYLIVFVLIVITGVLLSRITPGNPLGMVLELPPLRTPRLHQVITRSWLHIREFLVIAMPLLMVSSVILGLAGYYGITTLFQNAVAPFMENVLGLPGFASTALLFGILRKEMAFETLIVLAGTADLPLVLTSLQLYIFALVSTLFVPCISTIAVLSREMGWKTAMIIACYTLLLGLGAGAVLHLVAV, encoded by the coding sequence ATGAAGATCGGGCTTATTGGGAATCCGAACGTTGGCAAATCGCTCATCTTCTCCCAACTTACCGGTGTAGGCGTAGAGATCAGCAATTATCCTGGTACTACCGTTGATCTCTGCACCGGCACGGTCTGTCATGAACGAAGGCAGATCGAGGTGGTAGATCTTCCTGGTATCTACTCACTTGACGGGGCAAACTCGGAAGAAGAGCTCGTCAGGGATACCGTTGTTACCCATGCCTTCGACGTGTATGCAGTCATTCTTGATGCGACCCACCTAGAACGCAATCTGTACCTACTTCTCCAGCTGCTTGAGTTCAACCTGCCGGTCATTGTGATCCTCAATATCGTGGATGAGGCAGCGAAAGCAGGGATCACAATCGATATCGAAAAACTCTCATCCCTGATCGGTGTTCCGGTCATCCCGACTGCAGCATCACTCGGACGGAACATCGATCAGATCATTCCGCTTGCAACGAAGCATGCAAAGACCGGGACATATCCGGTCCAGTATGATCTTCATATCGAGGCAGCAGTCCGGAGCCTGCAGCGTCTTGCCAGTACCGGCCGTGCAGAAGCCATCCTCGCCCTTCAGGGGATCGGCAGCGATCCGGTGCTGATGGATGCAGCAGCCACGATAGTTCCTGAGATCATCGATGAGCACCGGATGTCTGTTCATCAGCTGATTGCAGCGAACCGCCATCATGCAGCCTCCCGGATCGCTACAGCGGTAGTGACCACAAACACCCCCGGACTCTTCTCTGACCCTGATCAGTACCTGACAAGAGTATTTCCCGGCATCCCGATCATGCTCGTCTTTCTCGCCTCGATGCTGACGATCGTCTTTGTGATCGGGTCGTACATGGAAGAGATCATCGTCGATATCTTTGAGTTCCTGATGGTAAGCCCGATCAGGACAGCAGGCTTCGATCCTCTGGTATCTGAAGTACTGCTGTCACTCGCGATTGCGATCCAGGCCGGACTCGGTGTCGCCTTCCCGTATGTCTTCACGTTCTACCTGTTGATCTCACTGGTTGAAGACTCGGGATACATGACCAGGATCGCGTTCCTCTCCGACCGCGTGATGCACCGGTTTGGGCTGCACGGTCAGGCTATCATTCCAATGGTCCTCGGTCTCGGGTGCAATGTGCCTGCCATCATGGGAATCCGCCAGCTCGGCACCAGGCGGGAGAGGACAATAGCAGCAGTGCTGATCACCATGGTTCCCTGCTCTGCCAGGACTGTTATTATTGCAGGAATCGTTGCAGCCTTCATCGGCATTGCAGCTGCCCTCTCCCTCTATCTCATCGTCTTTGTGCTGATTGTCATAACCGGTGTCCTCCTCTCACGAATAACACCTGGAAACCCGCTTGGCATGGTCCTTGAGCTCCCCCCGCTTCGCACTCCCCGGCTGCATCAGGTGATCACACGATCCTGGCTGCACATCAGGGAGTTTCTTGTTATTGCGATGCCTCTTCTGATGGTCAGCAGTGTAATCCTCGGGCTTGCCGGGTATTACGGGATCACAACCCTCTTTCAGAATGCGGTCGCCCCGTTCATGGAGAATGTGCTCGGTCTTCCCGGATTTGCTTCAACTGCCCTGCTCTTTGGCATTCTTCGCAAAGAGATGGCTTTTGAGACCCTCATCGTTCTCGCAGGCACAGCAGATCTTCCATTGGTGCTGACCTCGCTTCAACTCTATATCTTCGCCCTTGTCAGCACCCTCTTTGTCCCGTGTATCTCGACCATCGCAGTTCTTTCGAGGGAGATGGGATGGAAGACTGCCATGATCATCGCCTGTTACACCCTTCTCCTGGGGCTTGGAGCAGGAGCAGTGCTTCATCTGGTTGCTGTCTGA